From Pseudomonas sp. StFLB209, a single genomic window includes:
- the spoT gene encoding bifunctional GTP diphosphokinase/guanosine-3',5'-bis pyrophosphate 3'-pyrophosphohydrolase, giving the protein MPSIDALAERISAYLGKDQVNLVRRAYFYAEQAHDGQRRRSGEAYVTHPLAVANILADMHMDHQSLMAAMLHDVIEDTGIAKEALSAQFGETVADLVDGVSKLTQMNFETKAEAQAENFQKMAMAMARDIRVILVKLADRLHNMRTLEVLSGEKRRRIAKETLEIYAPIANRLGMHSVRIEFEDLGFKAMYPMRSSRIHQAVKRARGNRKELVNKIEESLSHCLAVDGIEGDVSGRQKHLYGIYKKMRGKRRAFNEIMDVYAFRIIVDKVDTCYRVLGAVHNLYKPLPGRFKDYIAIPKANGYQSLHTTLFGMHGVPIEIQIRTREMEEMANNGIAAHWLYKSSDDEQPKGSHARARQWVKGVLEMQQRAGNSLEFIESVKIDLFPDEVYVFTPKGRIMELPKGSTAVDFAYAVHTDVGNSCIACRINRRLAPLSEPLQSGSTVEIVSAPGARPNPAWLNFVVTGKARTHIRHALKLQRRSESISLGERLLNKVLNGFETSLDKVSAERVQAALIEYRAEVLEDLLEDIGLGNRMAYVVARRLLGDGEQLPSPEGPLAIRGTEGLVLSYAKCCTPIPGDPIVGHLSAGKGMVVHLENCRNISEIRHNPEKCLHLSWAKDVTGEFNVELRVELEHQRGLIALLASSVNAADGNIEKISMDERDGRISVVQLVVSVHDRVHLARVIKKLRALAGVTRITRMRA; this is encoded by the coding sequence TTGCCGAGCATAGACGCCCTCGCCGAACGCATTTCGGCCTATTTAGGCAAGGATCAGGTCAACCTGGTCCGTCGCGCGTATTTCTACGCCGAGCAAGCCCACGACGGCCAGCGCCGTCGCAGCGGCGAAGCCTACGTCACCCACCCTTTGGCCGTCGCCAATATCCTCGCTGACATGCACATGGACCATCAGAGCCTGATGGCCGCGATGCTGCATGACGTGATCGAAGACACCGGCATCGCCAAGGAAGCGCTCAGTGCGCAGTTCGGTGAGACCGTCGCAGACCTGGTCGACGGGGTCAGCAAGCTGACCCAGATGAACTTCGAGACCAAGGCCGAGGCCCAGGCGGAAAACTTCCAGAAAATGGCCATGGCCATGGCCCGCGATATCCGCGTGATCCTGGTCAAGCTTGCCGACCGCCTGCATAACATGCGTACCCTTGAGGTGTTGTCCGGCGAAAAACGCCGGCGAATCGCCAAGGAAACCCTCGAGATCTATGCCCCCATCGCCAACCGGCTGGGCATGCACAGCGTACGCATCGAGTTCGAAGACCTGGGCTTCAAGGCCATGTACCCGATGCGCTCCTCGCGCATTCACCAGGCGGTCAAGCGCGCCCGTGGCAACCGCAAGGAACTGGTCAACAAGATCGAAGAGTCGTTGAGCCACTGTCTGGCAGTGGACGGCATCGAAGGCGATGTCAGCGGCCGCCAGAAACATCTGTACGGCATCTACAAGAAGATGCGCGGCAAGCGCCGGGCCTTCAACGAAATCATGGACGTGTATGCGTTTCGCATCATCGTCGACAAGGTCGATACCTGCTACCGGGTACTGGGCGCCGTACACAACCTCTACAAGCCACTGCCTGGGCGTTTCAAGGATTACATTGCGATCCCCAAGGCCAACGGCTACCAGTCGCTGCATACCACGCTGTTCGGCATGCACGGGGTGCCCATCGAAATCCAGATTCGCACCCGCGAAATGGAAGAAATGGCCAATAACGGCATCGCCGCGCACTGGCTTTACAAGTCCAGTGATGACGAGCAGCCCAAGGGCTCCCATGCCCGCGCCCGGCAATGGGTCAAGGGCGTGCTGGAAATGCAGCAACGCGCCGGCAACTCGCTGGAGTTCATCGAAAGCGTCAAGATCGACCTGTTCCCCGACGAAGTCTACGTGTTCACCCCCAAAGGGCGGATCATGGAGCTGCCAAAAGGCTCCACGGCGGTGGATTTTGCTTACGCCGTGCACACTGACGTCGGCAACAGTTGCATTGCCTGCCGGATCAACCGCCGCCTGGCTCCGCTCTCCGAGCCGCTGCAAAGCGGCTCGACCGTCGAGATCGTCAGCGCGCCGGGTGCCCGGCCGAACCCGGCCTGGCTCAATTTTGTGGTCACCGGCAAGGCTCGTACCCATATTCGCCACGCCCTGAAGCTGCAGCGCCGTTCCGAGTCCATCAGCCTCGGCGAGCGCTTGCTCAACAAGGTACTCAACGGCTTCGAGACCAGCCTGGACAAAGTCAGCGCCGAGCGCGTTCAGGCCGCACTGATCGAGTACCGCGCCGAAGTCCTGGAAGATCTGCTCGAAGACATCGGCCTGGGCAATCGCATGGCCTATGTGGTCGCACGCCGCTTGCTGGGTGACGGCGAGCAACTGCCCAGCCCTGAAGGCCCGCTGGCGATCCGCGGCACCGAAGGCCTGGTACTCAGTTATGCCAAGTGCTGCACGCCGATTCCGGGCGACCCGATCGTCGGCCACCTGTCGGCGGGCAAGGGCATGGTCGTGCACCTGGAAAACTGCCGCAATATCAGTGAGATCCGCCATAACCCGGAAAAATGCCTGCATCTGTCCTGGGCCAAGGATGTCACTGGCGAATTCAACGTCGAGTTGCGCGTCGAGCTTGAGCACCAGCGTGGCCTGATCGCGCTGCTGGCCAGCAGCGTCAATGCCGCCGACGGCAACATCGAGAAGATCAGCATGGATGAGCGCGATGGTCGCATCAGCGTGGTCCAACTGGTGGTCAGCGTGCACGATCGCGTACACCTGGCCCGCGTCATCAAAAAGCTGCGCGCCCTGGCCGGGGTAACCCGCATTACCCGCATGCGCGCCTGA
- the rpoZ gene encoding DNA-directed RNA polymerase subunit omega — protein sequence MARVTVEDCLEHVDNRFELVMLATKRSRQLATGGKEPKLAWENDKPTVLALREIAAGLIDNAVIAEAEIVEDEPLFAAFEDESSEAV from the coding sequence ATGGCCCGCGTGACTGTTGAAGACTGCCTGGAACACGTCGATAACCGCTTCGAGCTGGTCATGCTCGCTACCAAGCGTTCGCGTCAGCTCGCCACTGGCGGCAAAGAGCCCAAGCTGGCTTGGGAAAACGACAAGCCTACCGTACTTGCCCTGCGCGAAATCGCCGCCGGCCTGATCGACAATGCAGTGATCGCCGAAGCTGAAATCGTCGAAGACGAGCCATTGTTTGCCGCCTTCGAGGACGAGTCCAGCGAGGCCGTTTAA
- a CDS encoding DUF4870 domain-containing protein, translated as MTDSQQPSLHKPGPQARQWAMLCHLSAFFGLVFPFGNLLGPLVLWQLKKESDPFIDAQGREALNFQITVSIAATISFMLVFVVIGIPLLMLVGLGALVLTIIGGVKANDGLNYRYPFTWRPL; from the coding sequence ATGACCGACAGCCAACAACCCTCGCTGCACAAGCCAGGCCCGCAAGCGCGGCAGTGGGCGATGCTTTGTCATCTGTCGGCGTTTTTCGGGCTGGTCTTTCCGTTCGGCAACCTGCTGGGGCCGCTGGTGCTCTGGCAGCTCAAGAAAGAGTCCGACCCGTTTATCGACGCTCAGGGCCGTGAAGCGCTGAACTTCCAGATCACCGTCAGCATTGCCGCGACCATCAGCTTCATGCTGGTGTTCGTGGTGATCGGCATACCGCTGTTGATGCTGGTCGGCCTGGGCGCCTTGGTGCTGACCATCATTGGCGGCGTAAAAGCCAATGACGGCCTGAACTACCGCTACCCGTTCACCTGGCGCCCGCTGTAG
- the pyrE gene encoding orotate phosphoribosyltransferase, translated as MQAYQRDFIRFAIDRGVLRFGEFTLKSGRTSPYFFNAGLFNSGAALAQLGRFYASAIVDSGIDFDVLFGPAYKGIPLAAATAVSLAEHHDRDLPWCFNRKEAKAHGEGGSLVGAPLTGNVLIIDDVITAGTAIREVMQIIQAQDATAAGVLIAMNRQERGNGELSAIQEVERDFGIPVVSIVSLNQVLEFLADDPQLKQHLPAVQAYRAQYGV; from the coding sequence ATGCAAGCGTATCAACGCGATTTCATTCGTTTTGCCATCGATCGCGGCGTGCTGCGCTTCGGTGAGTTCACTCTCAAGTCAGGGCGCACCAGCCCTTACTTCTTCAATGCCGGTCTGTTCAACAGCGGCGCCGCACTGGCGCAACTGGGGCGGTTCTACGCCTCGGCGATCGTTGACAGCGGGATCGACTTCGACGTGCTGTTCGGCCCGGCCTACAAAGGCATTCCGCTGGCGGCCGCTACCGCCGTGTCGCTGGCCGAGCATCACGACCGGGACCTGCCCTGGTGCTTCAACCGCAAGGAAGCCAAGGCCCACGGCGAGGGCGGCAGCCTGGTCGGCGCACCTTTGACCGGCAATGTGCTGATCATTGATGACGTGATTACCGCCGGCACCGCGATTCGTGAGGTCATGCAGATCATCCAGGCCCAGGACGCTACGGCGGCCGGCGTGCTGATCGCGATGAACCGCCAGGAGCGTGGCAACGGCGAGTTGTCGGCGATTCAGGAAGTCGAGCGCGACTTCGGCATTCCGGTCGTGAGCATCGTCTCGCTCAACCAGGTGCTGGAATTTCTCGCCGACGACCCACAACTCAAGCAACACCTGCCTGCAGTGCAAGCGTACCGGGCGCAATACGGCGTCTGA
- a CDS encoding DUF4124 domain-containing protein — protein sequence MAAEPPEVLLYRYVDSRGITVMDRQGVPPEYAGKGYQVLNAQGRVVQVVPPAPSAEQIRQAEAAKAQAGADAQLLRQYRSVDDVERAKARKLAEIDALIGVAQGNTQGLAAQQASLQGQAADLERAGRAVPQNLIDQMNDLRDQHNALKAEISRYQQARQQAESDFAQLRVRVSSLLQ from the coding sequence ATGGCTGCCGAGCCTCCTGAGGTGCTGCTCTATCGCTATGTCGACAGCCGTGGCATAACCGTCATGGATCGCCAGGGCGTGCCGCCGGAGTACGCAGGCAAAGGCTATCAGGTACTCAACGCCCAGGGGCGAGTGGTACAGGTAGTCCCGCCGGCCCCCAGTGCCGAGCAGATTCGTCAGGCCGAGGCGGCCAAGGCCCAGGCCGGTGCCGATGCGCAGTTATTGCGCCAGTATCGCAGTGTCGATGATGTCGAGCGCGCCAAGGCTCGCAAGCTGGCAGAGATCGACGCGCTGATCGGCGTGGCCCAAGGCAATACCCAGGGCCTGGCTGCCCAGCAGGCCAGCCTGCAGGGCCAGGCCGCCGATCTGGAACGGGCAGGGCGGGCGGTGCCGCAGAACCTGATTGACCAGATGAACGACCTGCGCGATCAGCACAATGCGCTCAAGGCCGAGATCAGTCGTTATCAGCAGGCGCGTCAGCAGGCAGAGTCAGACTTCGCCCAGTTGCGGGTGCGGGTCTCCAGCCTGCTGCAGTAA
- a CDS encoding phosphomannomutase/phosphoglucomutase, producing MEGSQRSINQHSSAEGQKPSASALHALLPGLIPAFAGLAAALVLITVGLASSPQQHDQQIQAWGNSQALAINLALRQIGADTQAAANNPALLQALQSHDEQARSAVQERLRYWDGLIGARIDAKGLADIDTQSSLPVSYSTLDLLNKAIQGQAPVPEARKIGERWVIYSVAALRSDPSQPASGTLLLAFDPKRLLNAIPGIPEDAGQVVLSQQFGNGPEQVFLQRGLAGAGKPQVFETGYPGWRLEFTPGPALHNPIPWLLLGLALLVALAGSVLGLYLNERRLQRLIVDDTRQLDQLVQELSRGKTVKPFGLSLPALQGLAQALARLSLYTAPHAATGDRSGAKPDTSEGSVAVSPPAAKPGTAWSDPLFQNTDILDIDILDDNQDLPRSEHTLFMNSPASVAPQLPESIFRAYDIRGVVGDTLHAETAYWIGRAIGAQSLAENEPNVSVGRDGRLSGPELSQQLIQGLHDAGCHVSDVGLVPTPALYYAANVLAGKTGVMLTGSHNPKDYNGFKIVIAGDTLANEQIQALLERIKTNNLTEQKGSITKVDILERYYQQITQDIALARRLKVVVDCGNGAAGVIAPRLIEALGCEVISLFEEVDGNFPNHHPDPGKLENLQDLIAKVKETGADLGLAFDGDGDRVGVVTNEGNVVFPDRLLMLFALDVLERNPGADIIFDVKCTRRLTPLISEHGGRPVMWKTGHSLIKKQMKKSGALLAGEMSGHIFFKERWFGFDDGIYSAARLLEILSQKTETAEQLFASFPDDVSTPEINIKVTDVTKFSIIEALEKQAQWGDAKLTSIDGVRVDYPKGWGLVRASNTTPVLVLRFEAETEAELQRIQNVFHTELKKVAPDLDLPF from the coding sequence GTGGAAGGCAGTCAGCGCAGCATCAACCAGCATTCGTCTGCCGAAGGGCAAAAGCCTTCTGCTTCTGCCTTGCACGCCTTGCTGCCCGGTCTGATTCCGGCGTTTGCCGGCCTGGCGGCGGCGCTGGTACTGATCACCGTCGGCCTGGCCAGCAGCCCGCAACAGCATGACCAGCAGATCCAGGCCTGGGGTAACAGCCAGGCGCTGGCGATCAATCTGGCCTTGCGCCAGATCGGTGCCGACACCCAGGCGGCCGCCAACAATCCCGCCCTGTTGCAGGCCCTGCAGAGTCATGATGAGCAGGCCCGCAGCGCTGTGCAGGAGCGGCTGCGTTACTGGGACGGCCTGATTGGCGCACGGATCGATGCCAAAGGCCTGGCCGACATCGACACCCAGAGCAGCTTGCCGGTCAGCTACTCGACCCTGGACCTGCTCAACAAGGCGATTCAGGGTCAGGCACCGGTGCCGGAGGCACGCAAGATCGGCGAGCGCTGGGTCATTTACAGCGTGGCAGCGCTGCGCAGCGACCCGAGCCAGCCGGCCAGCGGCACCTTGTTGCTGGCCTTCGACCCCAAGCGTCTGCTCAACGCCATTCCAGGCATTCCCGAAGACGCCGGGCAAGTGGTGTTAAGCCAGCAGTTCGGCAACGGCCCGGAGCAGGTTTTCCTGCAGCGCGGGCTGGCCGGTGCCGGCAAGCCGCAGGTTTTCGAGACCGGCTATCCGGGCTGGCGGCTTGAATTCACCCCAGGTCCGGCCTTGCACAACCCGATCCCCTGGCTATTGCTCGGCCTGGCTTTGCTGGTCGCCCTGGCGGGCAGCGTGCTGGGGCTGTACCTAAACGAGCGCCGCCTGCAAAGGCTGATCGTCGACGACACCCGGCAACTGGATCAACTGGTGCAAGAACTCTCTCGCGGAAAAACCGTCAAACCCTTCGGTTTGAGCCTCCCTGCCCTGCAAGGACTGGCTCAGGCCCTTGCCCGTCTTTCGCTGTACACCGCGCCTCACGCGGCTACTGGCGACAGAAGCGGCGCAAAACCCGACACCTCTGAAGGCAGCGTTGCAGTATCGCCCCCGGCCGCCAAGCCTGGCACCGCCTGGAGCGATCCGCTGTTCCAGAACACCGATATCCTTGATATCGACATTCTCGACGACAACCAGGATCTCCCGAGATCGGAGCACACCCTCTTTATGAACAGCCCAGCATCCGTGGCACCCCAGCTTCCCGAGTCGATCTTCCGCGCCTATGACATTCGCGGTGTGGTCGGCGATACCCTGCACGCTGAAACCGCCTACTGGATCGGTCGGGCCATCGGCGCCCAGAGCCTGGCCGAGAACGAACCCAACGTCAGCGTGGGTCGCGATGGCCGTCTGTCTGGCCCGGAACTGTCACAACAACTGATTCAGGGGCTGCATGACGCCGGTTGTCATGTCAGCGATGTCGGCCTGGTCCCGACTCCGGCGCTGTACTACGCCGCCAACGTGCTGGCCGGCAAGACTGGCGTGATGCTCACCGGCAGCCACAACCCCAAGGACTACAACGGTTTCAAGATCGTCATCGCAGGCGACACCCTGGCCAACGAACAGATCCAGGCCCTGCTTGAGCGCATCAAAACCAACAACCTGACCGAGCAAAAAGGCAGCATCACCAAGGTCGACATCCTCGAGCGCTACTACCAGCAGATCACCCAGGACATCGCCCTGGCCCGCCGCCTCAAGGTGGTGGTCGACTGCGGCAACGGCGCTGCCGGGGTCATCGCGCCGCGGCTGATTGAAGCGCTGGGCTGTGAAGTGATTTCCCTGTTCGAGGAAGTCGACGGCAATTTCCCTAACCACCACCCCGATCCGGGCAAGCTGGAAAACCTTCAGGACCTGATTGCCAAGGTCAAGGAAACCGGCGCCGACCTGGGCCTTGCCTTCGACGGCGACGGCGACCGTGTGGGGGTGGTGACCAACGAGGGCAATGTGGTCTTCCCTGACCGCCTGCTGATGCTGTTCGCGCTGGACGTGCTGGAGCGCAATCCGGGCGCCGACATCATCTTCGACGTCAAGTGCACCCGCCGCCTGACCCCGTTGATCAGTGAGCACGGCGGTCGTCCGGTGATGTGGAAAACCGGCCACTCGCTGATCAAGAAACAAATGAAGAAAAGCGGCGCGTTGCTGGCGGGCGAGATGAGCGGCCACATCTTCTTCAAGGAGCGTTGGTTCGGTTTCGATGACGGTATCTACAGCGCTGCACGGCTGCTGGAAATCCTCAGCCAGAAAACCGAAACCGCCGAACAGCTGTTCGCCTCTTTCCCGGATGACGTTTCCACCCCAGAGATCAATATTAAGGTGACCGATGTCACCAAGTTCAGCATCATTGAGGCTCTGGAGAAACAGGCCCAGTGGGGCGACGCCAAACTGACCAGCATCGACGGTGTCCGTGTCGATTATCCGAAAGGCTGGGGTCTGGTGCGTGCGTCCAACACCACGCCGGTGCTGGTGCTGCGCTTCGAAGCCGAAACCGAGGCTGAATTGCAGCGCATCCAGAACGTTTTCCATACCGAGCTCAAGAAAGTTGCGCCGGACCTCGACTTGCCGTTCTGA
- the argB gene encoding acetylglutamate kinase, with the protein MTLERDAASNVAKVLSEALPYIRRFVGKTLVIKYGGNAMESEELKTGFARDIVLMKAVGINPVVVHGGGPQIGDLLKRLSIESHFIDGMRVTDSQTMDVVEMVLGGQVNKDIVNLINRHGGSAIGLTGKDAELIRAKKLTVTRQTPEMTKAEIIDIGHVGEVVGVNTDLLNMLVKGDFIPVIAPIGVGPNGESYNINADLVAGKVAEALKAEKLMLLTNIAGLMDKQGEVLTGLTTEQVDGLIADGTIYGGMLPKIRCALEAVQGGVHSSHIIDGRVPNAVLLEIFTDSGVGTLITNRKRH; encoded by the coding sequence ATGACCCTCGAACGTGATGCCGCTTCTAACGTCGCCAAGGTATTGTCCGAAGCACTGCCATACATCCGCCGTTTCGTTGGCAAGACGCTGGTAATCAAGTACGGCGGCAACGCCATGGAAAGCGAAGAGCTGAAAACCGGCTTTGCGCGCGATATCGTGCTGATGAAAGCGGTCGGTATCAACCCGGTGGTCGTTCACGGCGGCGGTCCGCAGATCGGTGACCTGCTCAAGCGCCTGTCCATTGAAAGCCACTTCATCGACGGCATGCGGGTGACCGACTCGCAGACCATGGATGTGGTGGAAATGGTCCTCGGCGGCCAGGTCAACAAAGACATCGTCAACCTGATCAACCGTCATGGTGGCAGCGCCATCGGCCTGACCGGCAAGGACGCCGAGCTGATTCGTGCGAAGAAGCTCACCGTTACCCGCCAGACGCCGGAAATGACCAAGGCCGAAATCATCGACATCGGTCACGTTGGCGAAGTGGTCGGGGTCAATACCGACCTGCTGAACATGCTGGTCAAGGGCGACTTCATCCCGGTGATCGCGCCGATCGGTGTCGGCCCGAACGGTGAGTCGTACAACATCAATGCCGATCTGGTCGCCGGCAAGGTTGCCGAAGCCCTCAAGGCCGAGAAACTGATGCTGCTGACCAACATTGCCGGCCTGATGGACAAGCAAGGTGAAGTCCTGACCGGCCTGACCACCGAACAGGTCGATGGCCTGATCGCTGACGGCACCATCTACGGCGGCATGCTGCCGAAGATCCGTTGCGCGCTGGAAGCGGTGCAGGGCGGCGTACACAGCTCGCACATCATCGATGGCCGTGTGCCCAATGCCGTACTGCTGGAAATCTTCACCGACAGCGGCGTGGGTACGCTGATCACCAACCGCAAGCGTCACTGA
- the rph gene encoding ribonuclease PH, giving the protein MKRPSGRAADQLRPIRITRNYTKHAEGSVLVEFGDTKVICTVSVENGVPRFLKGQGQGWLTAEYGMLPRATGERNQREASRGKQGGRTLEIQRLIGRSLRAALDMSKLGDITLYVDCDVIQADGGTRTASITGSMVALIDALKVVKKRGGLKAGDPLKQMVGAVSVGIYQGEPVLDLDYPEDSAAETDLNVVMTSAGGFIEVQGTAEGAPFQPEELNAMLELARKGMAEIFELQRAALAD; this is encoded by the coding sequence ATGAAACGTCCAAGTGGTCGCGCTGCCGATCAACTGCGCCCGATCCGTATCACCCGCAACTACACCAAACACGCCGAGGGCTCTGTACTGGTCGAGTTCGGGGACACCAAGGTCATCTGCACGGTCAGCGTCGAAAACGGCGTACCGCGTTTCCTCAAAGGCCAGGGCCAGGGCTGGCTGACCGCCGAATACGGCATGCTGCCGCGCGCCACCGGCGAGCGTAACCAGCGCGAAGCCAGTCGTGGCAAGCAGGGCGGCCGGACCCTCGAAATCCAGCGCCTGATCGGCCGTTCGTTGCGCGCGGCACTGGACATGTCCAAGCTGGGCGACATCACCCTGTACGTCGACTGCGACGTGATCCAGGCCGATGGCGGCACCCGAACCGCGTCGATCACCGGTTCCATGGTCGCACTGATCGACGCCCTCAAAGTGGTCAAGAAACGCGGCGGCCTGAAGGCGGGCGATCCGCTCAAGCAGATGGTCGGCGCCGTGTCGGTCGGTATCTATCAGGGCGAGCCGGTACTTGACCTGGATTACCCCGAAGACTCCGCCGCCGAAACCGACCTTAACGTGGTGATGACCAGTGCCGGCGGCTTCATCGAAGTCCAGGGCACCGCCGAAGGTGCGCCGTTCCAGCCCGAAGAACTCAACGCGATGCTGGAACTGGCACGCAAAGGCATGGCCGAAATATTCGAACTGCAGCGCGCCGCGCTGGCTGACTGA
- the gmk gene encoding guanylate kinase, whose product MTHSTGTLYIVSAPSGAGKTSLVTALIADEPQIRVSVSHTTRAMRPGETNGVNYHFVERAEFLRMIEQGDFLEQAEVFGNLYGTSQSSLQQVLDAGHDLILEIDWQGAEQVRNLMPDARSIFILPPSREALRQRLNNRGQDSDEIIEGRMREAVSEMSHYAAYDYLVINDNFDVALQDLKAIFRANRLSQAHQARQHQELLSQLLA is encoded by the coding sequence ATGACCCATAGTACCGGCACCCTGTATATCGTTTCCGCCCCGTCCGGGGCAGGCAAGACCAGCCTGGTCACGGCGCTGATCGCCGACGAGCCGCAAATTCGCGTTTCCGTCTCGCACACCACGCGCGCCATGCGCCCGGGCGAAACCAACGGGGTGAACTACCACTTCGTCGAGCGCGCCGAGTTTCTGCGCATGATCGAGCAGGGCGATTTCCTGGAGCAGGCCGAAGTGTTCGGCAACCTCTATGGCACCTCGCAGAGCAGCCTGCAGCAAGTGCTCGATGCCGGTCACGACCTGATTCTGGAAATCGACTGGCAGGGCGCTGAACAAGTGCGCAACCTGATGCCCGACGCACGCTCGATCTTCATTTTGCCGCCCAGCCGCGAAGCGCTGCGCCAGCGCTTGAACAACCGTGGCCAGGACAGCGACGAGATCATCGAAGGGCGGATGCGCGAAGCGGTCAGCGAGATGAGTCATTACGCCGCTTATGACTACCTGGTGATCAACGACAATTTTGACGTCGCGCTGCAGGATCTGAAAGCCATTTTCCGTGCCAACCGTTTGAGTCAGGCGCATCAGGCGCGTCAGCACCAAGAGCTGCTCAGCCAATTGCTGGCCTGA
- a CDS encoding exodeoxyribonuclease III — translation MRIISVNVNGIQAAVERGLLSWLQAQNADVICLQDTRASAFELDDPAYQLDGYFLYACEAEVPAQGGVALYSRLQPKAVISGLGFETADRYGRYLQADFDKVSIATLLLPSGMNGDEDLNQKFKLMDDFGKYLDKQRRKRREYIYCGSLYVAQQKLDIKNWRDSQQSPGFLAPERAWMDEIVGNMGYVDALREVNREGDQYSWWPDSEQAEMLNLGWRFDYQILTPGLRRFVRSARLPRQPRFSQHAPLIVDYDWTLTT, via the coding sequence ATGCGGATCATCAGTGTGAACGTAAATGGCATTCAGGCTGCAGTCGAGCGTGGTTTGCTCAGCTGGCTGCAAGCTCAGAATGCCGACGTCATCTGCCTTCAGGACACCCGCGCCTCCGCCTTTGAACTGGATGATCCAGCCTACCAGCTGGATGGTTACTTCCTGTATGCATGCGAAGCCGAGGTGCCTGCCCAGGGCGGCGTGGCGCTTTACTCGCGGTTGCAGCCAAAGGCGGTCATCAGCGGTCTGGGTTTCGAGACCGCTGACCGCTACGGGCGTTACCTGCAGGCAGATTTCGACAAAGTCAGCATTGCCACCCTGTTGTTGCCTTCGGGCATGAACGGCGATGAAGACCTGAATCAGAAATTCAAGCTTATGGATGACTTCGGCAAGTATCTGGACAAGCAGCGTCGCAAGCGCCGCGAGTACATTTACTGCGGTTCGCTGTATGTTGCCCAGCAGAAGCTCGACATCAAGAACTGGCGCGACAGTCAGCAGTCGCCAGGCTTCCTTGCGCCGGAGCGCGCCTGGATGGACGAGATCGTCGGCAATATGGGTTATGTGGATGCACTGCGTGAAGTCAATCGTGAAGGCGATCAGTACAGCTGGTGGCCGGACAGCGAACAGGCCGAGATGCTCAATCTGGGCTGGCGCTTCGACTATCAGATTCTGACACCGGGCCTGCGCCGTTTCGTACGCAGCGCACGCCTGCCTCGCCAGCCGCGCTTCTCGCAGCACGCGCCGCTGATCGTGGACTACGACTGGACACTGACCACCTGA
- a CDS encoding YicC/YloC family endoribonuclease: MVHSMTAFARAEQAGTQGTLSWELRSVNHRYLEPHLRLPEAFRDLEGAIREALRQGLSRGKVECTLRFVEETAGKPLQVDRERAAQLVAAAEQVAALIQQPAPLNPLEVLAWPGVLVGDAADPQALNSAALALFSQALEELKNGRAREGAGLAALLSERLDAISQEVTTLRALVPQMLAAQRQKILDRFNDMKAELDPQRLEQEMVLLAQKSDVAEELDRLNTHVTEVRRVLKTGGQAGRRLDFLMQELNREANTLGSKAFDPRSTQAAVNLKVLIEQMREQVQNIE, encoded by the coding sequence ATGGTGCACAGCATGACCGCCTTTGCCCGCGCCGAACAGGCCGGAACCCAAGGCACCCTGAGCTGGGAGCTGCGCTCGGTCAACCACCGCTACCTCGAACCCCACCTGCGCTTGCCTGAAGCGTTCCGCGACCTGGAAGGTGCGATTCGTGAAGCGCTGCGTCAAGGGCTGTCACGGGGCAAGGTCGAGTGCACCTTGCGCTTTGTCGAAGAAACGGCCGGCAAACCGCTCCAGGTTGACCGCGAGCGTGCGGCGCAACTGGTCGCCGCCGCCGAGCAGGTTGCCGCGCTGATCCAGCAACCGGCCCCGCTCAACCCGCTGGAAGTACTGGCCTGGCCTGGGGTGTTGGTCGGCGACGCGGCTGATCCCCAGGCACTGAACAGCGCTGCGCTGGCGCTGTTCAGCCAAGCGCTCGAGGAGCTGAAAAACGGTCGGGCGCGTGAAGGCGCGGGCCTGGCAGCGCTGCTCAGCGAGCGACTGGACGCCATCAGCCAGGAAGTCACCACCCTGCGCGCTCTGGTGCCGCAGATGCTGGCTGCGCAGCGGCAGAAGATCCTCGACCGCTTCAATGACATGAAGGCCGAGCTGGACCCGCAGCGCCTGGAGCAGGAAATGGTCCTGCTCGCCCAGAAAAGCGACGTTGCCGAAGAGCTCGACCGTCTCAACACCCATGTCACGGAAGTGCGCCGGGTGCTCAAGACCGGCGGGCAGGCCGGGCGGCGCCTGGACTTCCTGATGCAGGAGCTCAACCGCGAGGCCAACACGCTGGGCTCCAAGGCGTTCGATCCTCGCAGCACCCAGGCCGCGGTCAACCTCAAGGTGTTGATCGAGCAGATGCGCGAACAAGTGCAGAATATTGAGTAA